The sequence CGGGGTTTCCGGGGAGGAGATAGGTGTCGTGAATGCGCTGGTGGTGGTAGCAGAAGTCGTGCTTCAGCATGGCGGGCGAGCCGCAACGGTGTCCGTCGTCGATGAGGTGCTGGCACTGGCGTTGGTTCATGTTGGTTTCTCCTCGGTTAGTCCTTTTTGCTTTCGTTGTTCCTTTGTGTGGGCACAGAGGTCGGCGACCCTCCCCCGGTGGGGGAACGCAGAATCAATGATTTGCGTGAGGGGATCTCGAGACCGGTGATGCAAACAAAAGGGTTAAGTTAAAGAATCACAGAAATTGTCAGTTGTGAGTGAAAACAAAGCCAAGAGCCGTGGACAAGAGTTGTCCGCGCTCAACCACCTACATTTTTAGAGTAGCAAGTTGGCAGGGAGGATCATGCCAGTAGTTTGAAATTTATATTTGCCGTTAAATCAAGAACTTACGTCGAAATGGAGGCGTGGACCCCCTTGACATCAATTTTCCCGAAATGGAATGGCGATTGTGATGGATCGACAACAGTGGATTTTTTGGGCTATCTGCGGGTAACGGTCAACTCGACCAGGTGATCGGAGGCGCCACAGTACTCAACGATCTCTGGCGATATGTGCCGTAGTTTCGGCGAGATTAACGGCGTTTCAGGGCCTCGAGTTCGTCCATGGTGCGGGGCCAGTCGGATTTGAGTAGCCGGGAGAGGCTGCGGTCGGCGAGGAGTTTGCCCCCGGTCTGGCAACGAGGGCAGTAGTTGGTTTCGTTGTCGGCGTAACGAATGCGTTGGATCTTTTCTCCGCACCGCGGACAGGGTTGACCGTAGCGTCCGTGGACTGCCATCTCGGCACGAAATGCCGTGACTTTCTCCGGGAAGCCTTTGTCGGCCTCGGTGCGGAGGCGTGCAATCCACGCATTAAGCGTTTCGCGCGTGGCGCTAAACAGACGCTGCCATTCTTCGGATTTCAACTTCTGCGTCAGAGTGACGGGCGACAACTGGGCGGAGTGCAGTATCTCGTCTGAATAAGCGTTGCCGATGCCGCTTAGGATACGCGGATCGGTGAGTGCACGTTTAAGCGTGCGGTTTTCGAAGGCGAGTGCGGTGCGAAATGCGTCGAGGTCGGCGGTGAAGACGTCAATTCCCCCGGGATCCAGCGCGTTCAGGGACGCTTCGCCTTCAACCAGGTGGAGCGATGCGCGACGGCGTGTACCGGCTTCGGTGAGAACGAGAGAGCCGGTGGGGAAGTCGAAGGCGGCAAGGTTTTGGCGTCCGCCGAGTTTTGCTCCGAGGGAACGCCAGTGCAGGCGTCCGGCGATCATCAGGTGAAGGACGAGCCAGAGATCGCCGTCGAGCCCGATGACGATGCGCTTGCCTAGTCGACGAAGTTCGCGAACGGTGCGGCCTTCGGCGGATTCCAGCGGCGGGTCAACAGTGCGAAGCAGGAAAGGGCTGGCGAGTCGAACATGGTCGAGCTTCTGGCCAACGATACGCGACTGGAGCGCATAAGTGTAGGCGAGGATGTCGGGAAGCTCGGGCATGCGAAGAGTGTAATCGTGTAAATACCAATTAGGTAAGTGATACGCGGAGCTGTGAGCAGGCACGTATGTCGGCAACTAATGTCCGGTGACCCAAAGTAATTACGTGCACGCTTCGCACTGCTGCAAAATGCATCACGCCACTGCAATGTGCAGTTTTCGTTGTGATCTCAGAACGGGACCAGCATGTAAGTTCTTTGTAATCAATAGCTCAAAATCCTCAGACAATTGCCCCCGGCGTGCACTACCTAGTGGCGAAGACGTTCGGAGGCAATTATGTCGATACTATTTGTTCTTCTTACTTTCCTCGTAGTGATTACCGTCAGCTACTTCGTGCGCCATGGGCAACTGCCAGCGCAGGTGGCTGAAGTTCCGTCCGACGCACTGCCTGTTAGCCCTGTGATGATGAAAGAAGGCGCTTTCGAAATGCCGAAGGGCTTCTGCTTTCATCCGGGACACACCTGGGTTTATGACGAAGGCCGTCAGAACGCACGCATTGGCCTGGACAGCTTTGCCGGAAAGGTTTTCGGCAAGATCGACCGCATTGAAGTCGCAAACCTGAATCGCTGGGTGCGTCAGGGACAGAAGGTGTGCACGATCAGCAGTGGGGGATCGACCGCGGAGATTCTGTCTCCGGTGGAAGGCGTAGTGGTGTCGGTAAACCATGAAGTGCTGAAGGACCCGGGCCTGATCCAGAAGGATCCGTACAAAGAAGGCTGGGTGTGCGTGATCAAGGCACCGGACCTGGAGATCAACACGAAGAACCTGTTGCAGGGCGGAATGATTGGCATGTGGATGCAGAACTCGCTGAAGCGGCTGCAGGCATATGCGGCCCCTCTCGGTGCGGCCGCAGCGGACGGTGGTCTCCCCGTTGACGGCCTGCTCGCGCACCTCGACCCGAATGCTCGGCGCGAAATGATTCGCGAATTCTTCTTGAATTAGCAGAGCGAAGGGACCTGGGAGATGACAATGGCCACGAATAAGAAAGCCCTGCTGATCGATATCACGAAATGCATTGGATGCCAGGCCTGCGCCGGCGCCTGCAAAGAGGCGCATGGGGTAACCGGGGATCCGGAACCGAAACTCAGTGAAACGGCGTTAACCGTGGTGCAGGACAAGAACGGGAAGTTCGTCCGCAAGCAGTGCCTGCATTGCGAACAGCCGGCTTGTGGATCGGCGTGCCTGGTTGGCGCGATCACGAAGACCGCTGCTGGTCCGGTGGTTTACGACAAGAGCAAGTGCGTGGGATGCCGATACTGCATGATCGCGTGTCCGCATAGCGTGCCGCGGTACGAATGGTCGAAGCTGGCGCCGTATATGAAAAAGTGCGACATGTGCTACGACAAGCGCGTGTCGAAGGGCCAACCGACAGCATGCGCGGAAGCATGTCCGGTGGGCGCAACAATCTTCGGCGATCGCGACGAGATGCTGAGGGAAGCTCGCCGTCGCATCCTCGACGACCCGAAATACGTGCCGCATATCTATGGCGAACGCGAGTATGGCGGCGCCTCGATGCTGTTCCTTTCCGACGTGGAATTCGAGAAGCTTGGCTTCATGATTCCGCCGACAGAAGCGCCGTTGCCAGAAGTATCGAAGGCGGCGCTCGATGAGGCACCGATGGTGGTGCTGGTCGGCGGCACTATGCTGGCTGGGCTGTATTGGATCACCAATCGTCGCCGCGAAGTGCTGCTGGCGGAGGCGCAGAAGAAAACGTTGAAGTTCCCGGTTGGGGACGAGGAGGAGAGGAGCTAGCCATGCCGGAAACTAAAACGAAGAAACCGATCATAACTGTCTGGCGCGTGATTCTGGGCGTGATCTTCCTGGCGGGCGCATACGCAACGTACCTGAGGTTCGTAGTCGGATGGAGCGCCGCTACGAACCTCAGCGATGCGCAGCCGTGGGGCATGTGGGTCGGCGTGGCAACACTGTGCGGAGTTGGACTTTCCGCCGGTGGGTTCGCGACGGCCGCTGCCGTGTATCTGCTGGGGATGGAGCGGTATCGTCCCATCGCACGGGCCGCCGTCCTGGTGGCGTTTCTTGGATATGTATCGGTGTGTGTCGGATATGCCTACGAGCTCGGACTGCCCTGGCTGTTCTGGCACGCGCTCATTTACTGGAACCCCAAATCGGTCCTCTTCGATGTGATGTTCTGCATCCTGGCGTACACGACGGTGCTGACGATTGAAGTATCGCCGGCAATCGTGGAGAGACTGCCGTTCAACGGGTTCAAGAAAACGTATATGCACTGGCATCACAGGCTCGCCACGGCAGTGGTCTTGGCAGGCGTGTTGTTGTCGTCGATGCACCAGTCGTACCTGGGCGGCTTGTTCCTCATCTTTCGGGACAAGATGTATCCGCTGTGGTACACGCCGGCGCTGACGACGATGTTCTACCTGTCGGCAATCCCGGCTGGCCTGGCGATGGTGATCATTACGCTCTACCTTTGCAATCGCTCGCTTGGCACGAAAGTGGATCCGAAGATACTGAAGGAAGTGGCGTGGGTGATTTCTCCGATGCTGATCCTGTATTTCGTGTGGCGGATGGTTGACCTGGTAAAGCATGGCGGTGGTCCGTATTTGTTCAAACCGACCAGCGAAGCAGCGTACTTCTGGCTAGAGATGGCGCTGTTCGTTTTCCTGCCGGTGTTCATGCTGAATAACCGGTGGGTGATGAACCGTCCGGAAGGCGTTTACTGGTCAAGCGCGGTGGTGATCGCGGGATTTATCACGAACCGCGTGAACGTTTCGATCAACGCCCTGGAACGCGCAACGCAGGCTAATTACATACCGAAGTGGCCGGAGATGGCCGTGACGGTAATGCTGGTTACGTGCGCGATCCTGGCCTTCCGCTATGCCGTGATTTATCTGGACATTCTGCCGAAGAAAGCGAAAAGCACGCGTAAGTGGCTGGCGAATGCCGGAGTGGCGGCTAACGCGTAGTTCGAAGTGTAGAGGAGCGCCTGGCCAACCAGCCGGGCGTTACGAGGCGGAGGGCCGTTAGGGGGCCACTCCGCCTGTCTTGCAAGGGGAAGGCAATGACTATCGCGGAAATCGAATCGACTCCGGAATTACTGGTTGCGCAGGAACTCGAAGAAGCCGCGCGGTTCCTGGACGTGGAGCCGTGGATCGTGCAGCGATTGCATCAGCCGGAGAGGGAAGTCCATCTGAATCTGCAGATCAAAGGAGACGATGGGCGTCCTTTGATGCTGAAGGCGGTCAGGGTCCAGCATTCATCCGTACGTGGGCCGTCCATGGGTCCGATAATTTTCTCGAAAACGATGAGCGTGGCGGATGTCCGTGCGCTCGCAATGCGGCTGACATGGCGCTGGGCGTTGTGGGAGATGCCATTCGGAGGAGCGGCGGGGATGGTCAGCGCGGATGTGAATGACCTGTCGGAGAGTGAGCTGAAGTCGGTCGTTGCGGCGTATGTGCAGGCTTTGCGCGGGACGATTGGATATGACGCAGATGTACTGACACCGAGCGAGACATTGCCGTCGCAAGTGATGGCATGGGCGCTGGCAGCGATGGGGACGCATCGTGGGGCAATGGCGAGTGTGACTGGCAAGCCGTCGGCACTGCAGGGAATTGGAAGACATGAGATTGCCGGTAAGTTCGTCCGCGATTTGATTCGAACCGCTCTGCGCGACCAAGGCGAGGATTTAATTGGAAAAAAGGTAGTGGTGGTCGGGTTCGATGCGCAGGCACAGGCGGTCGCAGCCGAATTGCAGATGGCTGGGGCAAACGTGATCGCGGTGGCGGATTCTTCGGGCGCGGTACTGCGTCATGCCGGCCTAAATGTGGAGATGCTGCGCAATCACGTGGCGAAAGAGGGTGTGGTGTTCGGGTTCAACGAAGGCGACTCCGTCACGTTTGATGCCATGGTGAAAGATGCATGCGATGTGTTGATCCTGGCGGATGGTGAAGAACTGGTATTGCGGCCGAATACTCGCTGGGTGGTTGAGGAGCGCGGGATCATGTCGACGGAAAATGCCGGCCATGCCGCGGTAATCCCGCATGTGCTGGCGGGTTTTGGAACCGGATTCGCAGACTTTCTAGAGTGGCGGAAGTCGGCATGTGGCACGTTGACGGATCTGGACACAGTGCGTGAGATGAGGGCGCATGTGAGGCATACGTGGAAGGAAGTGAACACCTATGCGCGCGCTCAGCAGATGTCGTGGAAGGACGCTGCCGTAATCATCGGTATGGGCCGAGTTGCAAATGCAATGAGAAGTTTGTAACGACCTCCTGAAGACTGAAGCCGCAGCTCGATGGCTGCGGCTCTTTTTCTTGGCAAGGACTCTACACGTTCGCCATGCCGGCCAGCACTCCTCGCATGTAGGCAAAACTGGCAATTACGCCGGGCATGGGATCGTCGGCGTGGACTTCGTATTCAAGATCGACGAAGCCCTGGTACCTGGCGGCAATCAGCGCTTCGAAGATCTGCTTGACCGGTATTTTGCCGTCGCCGACTGCGACCTGGCTGTCCTTGTTGTGGAAGTCGGTGAGGTCCTTCATGTGGACGTTGAACAGCCGAGGGCCGACCTTATGGATGGCTTCGATAACATCGGTGCCTGCGCGCACGGTGTGGCCGACGTCGATGCAGCACCCAATTCGCGGGTCCATGGATTGGATGTCTTTGAGGATATCGAGCGGTGAAGGCCAGAGCTTGTCTTCCGGTCCGTGATTGTGGATGGCGATGCGAATGTCGTATTGCTTCGCGAATCGCTCAATGCGTGGCAGCGTCTGTGGTGTGGGATCGCCTGCAACGATGACGTTGATGCCGGCTCGTTTGCAGTAGTCGAATTTGCCGCGGATGTCGTCATCGTCGTCTTTTGGGAAATAAATAGCTCCCGCCGCATGGAGCTTGATGCCAGCGGCAGCATAGTCGGCGAGCGCCGCCTGTTGTGCCTGCGGATCCATCGGCAGATGATCTTTTACGTCCTTGGCATTCATCTCGAGCACGTTGAGCTGCTTCATAAAAGAGATCAACTGAGCACGGTTGAAGTTGCGGAACGTGTAGGTGGCGAGCCCAAGACGGATGGGAGTGTCTGATCGTTTTGACGTTTGGGCGAACGAGCCGTGCGGGAGAGCCGTAGCGCCTGCCACGAGGACCCCGGTTCGGATGAAGTCACGACGCGTGTGAGTGGAGATTCTAGACATGGAGTTCCCATCCTTTCTCGTACTGGCGTGACCACATCTTCATAGCTTCGGCGTCATTCTTTATGTGCCCATTAGCAGGATCAAGATGCAGGTCGCGCTGCATCTTCCACGCGATGTTCGAAAGCTGCAACATGGTGACGGGAATGTTTCCGTCGGAGATCGGCGAACGGAGGTTTTCGCCATGGCG is a genomic window of Terriglobales bacterium containing:
- a CDS encoding DNA-formamidopyrimidine glycosylase family protein, encoding MPELPDILAYTYALQSRIVGQKLDHVRLASPFLLRTVDPPLESAEGRTVRELRRLGKRIVIGLDGDLWLVLHLMIAGRLHWRSLGAKLGGRQNLAAFDFPTGSLVLTEAGTRRRASLHLVEGEASLNALDPGGIDVFTADLDAFRTALAFENRTLKRALTDPRILSGIGNAYSDEILHSAQLSPVTLTQKLKSEEWQRLFSATRETLNAWIARLRTEADKGFPEKVTAFRAEMAVHGRYGQPCPRCGEKIQRIRYADNETNYCPRCQTGGKLLADRSLSRLLKSDWPRTMDELEALKRR
- a CDS encoding glycine cleavage system protein H, which translates into the protein MSILFVLLTFLVVITVSYFVRHGQLPAQVAEVPSDALPVSPVMMKEGAFEMPKGFCFHPGHTWVYDEGRQNARIGLDSFAGKVFGKIDRIEVANLNRWVRQGQKVCTISSGGSTAEILSPVEGVVVSVNHEVLKDPGLIQKDPYKEGWVCVIKAPDLEINTKNLLQGGMIGMWMQNSLKRLQAYAAPLGAAAADGGLPVDGLLAHLDPNARREMIREFFLN
- a CDS encoding 4Fe-4S dicluster domain-containing protein, yielding MATNKKALLIDITKCIGCQACAGACKEAHGVTGDPEPKLSETALTVVQDKNGKFVRKQCLHCEQPACGSACLVGAITKTAAGPVVYDKSKCVGCRYCMIACPHSVPRYEWSKLAPYMKKCDMCYDKRVSKGQPTACAEACPVGATIFGDRDEMLREARRRILDDPKYVPHIYGEREYGGASMLFLSDVEFEKLGFMIPPTEAPLPEVSKAALDEAPMVVLVGGTMLAGLYWITNRRREVLLAEAQKKTLKFPVGDEEERS
- the nrfD gene encoding NrfD/PsrC family molybdoenzyme membrane anchor subunit — translated: MPETKTKKPIITVWRVILGVIFLAGAYATYLRFVVGWSAATNLSDAQPWGMWVGVATLCGVGLSAGGFATAAAVYLLGMERYRPIARAAVLVAFLGYVSVCVGYAYELGLPWLFWHALIYWNPKSVLFDVMFCILAYTTVLTIEVSPAIVERLPFNGFKKTYMHWHHRLATAVVLAGVLLSSMHQSYLGGLFLIFRDKMYPLWYTPALTTMFYLSAIPAGLAMVIITLYLCNRSLGTKVDPKILKEVAWVISPMLILYFVWRMVDLVKHGGGPYLFKPTSEAAYFWLEMALFVFLPVFMLNNRWVMNRPEGVYWSSAVVIAGFITNRVNVSINALERATQANYIPKWPEMAVTVMLVTCAILAFRYAVIYLDILPKKAKSTRKWLANAGVAANA
- a CDS encoding Glu/Leu/Phe/Val dehydrogenase dimerization domain-containing protein encodes the protein MTIAEIESTPELLVAQELEEAARFLDVEPWIVQRLHQPEREVHLNLQIKGDDGRPLMLKAVRVQHSSVRGPSMGPIIFSKTMSVADVRALAMRLTWRWALWEMPFGGAAGMVSADVNDLSESELKSVVAAYVQALRGTIGYDADVLTPSETLPSQVMAWALAAMGTHRGAMASVTGKPSALQGIGRHEIAGKFVRDLIRTALRDQGEDLIGKKVVVVGFDAQAQAVAAELQMAGANVIAVADSSGAVLRHAGLNVEMLRNHVAKEGVVFGFNEGDSVTFDAMVKDACDVLILADGEELVLRPNTRWVVEERGIMSTENAGHAAVIPHVLAGFGTGFADFLEWRKSACGTLTDLDTVREMRAHVRHTWKEVNTYARAQQMSWKDAAVIIGMGRVANAMRSL
- a CDS encoding sugar phosphate isomerase/epimerase, which translates into the protein MSRISTHTRRDFIRTGVLVAGATALPHGSFAQTSKRSDTPIRLGLATYTFRNFNRAQLISFMKQLNVLEMNAKDVKDHLPMDPQAQQAALADYAAAGIKLHAAGAIYFPKDDDDDIRGKFDYCKRAGINVIVAGDPTPQTLPRIERFAKQYDIRIAIHNHGPEDKLWPSPLDILKDIQSMDPRIGCCIDVGHTVRAGTDVIEAIHKVGPRLFNVHMKDLTDFHNKDSQVAVGDGKIPVKQIFEALIAARYQGFVDLEYEVHADDPMPGVIASFAYMRGVLAGMANV